A genome region from Manis pentadactyla isolate mManPen7 chromosome 5, mManPen7.hap1, whole genome shotgun sequence includes the following:
- the XKR7 gene encoding XK-related protein 7 translates to MAAKSDGAAAAAAAGPGPEGAAGGARGSAGGRGEAAAAAEGPGETGPGGSGPRYELRDCCWVLCALLVFFSDGATDLWLAASYYLQGQRTYFGLTLLFVLLPSLVVQLLSFRWFVYDYTEPAGAPGPAVSTKDSGAGETAVSTKDSVVAFRTKEGSPELSPRPAPSSAGAYRRRCCRLCVWLLQTLVHLLQLGQVWRYLRAMYLGLQSRWRGERLRRHFYWRMLFESADVSMLRLLETFLRSAPQLVLQLSLLVHRGGQPDMLPALSTSASLLSLAWTLASYQKVLRDSRDDKRPLSYKGAVAQVLWHLFTIAARSLAFALFASVYKLYFGIFIVAHWCVMTFWVIQGETDFCMSKWEEIIYNMVVGIIYIFCWFNVKEGRSRRRMTLYYCIVLLENAALTGFWYSSRNFSTDFRSLILVCVVASSFALGIFFMCVYYCLLHPNGPMLGPQAPGCIFPRAPEPCGPPAEAVTSPPRSLPRTTGAERDGASVGGERAGTPTPPVFQVRPGLPPTPVTRTLRTEGPVIRIDLPRKKYPAWDAHFIDRRLRKTILALEYSSPTTPRLQYRSVGTSQELLEYETTV, encoded by the exons ATGGCCGCGAAGTCGGATGGAGCGGCGGCCGCAGCCGCGGCCGGCCCGGGGCCGGAGGGGGCAGCCGGCGGAGCCCGGGGCAGTGCGGGCGGGCGCGGAGAGGCGGCAGCGGCAGCCGAGGGTCCCGGAGAGACCGGGCCGGGCGGCTCGGGGCCGCGCTACGAGCTGCGGGACTGCTGCTGGGTGCTGTGTGCGCTGCTCGTGTTCTTCTCCGACGGCGCCACGGACCTGTGGCTGGCGGCCTCCTACTACCTGCAGGGTCAGCGCACCTATTTCGGCCTCACGTTACTGTTCGTGCTCCTGCCCTCGCTAGTCGTGCAGCTGCTCAGCTTCCGCTGGTTTGTTTACGATTACACAGAGCCCGCGGGGGCCCCGGGACCCGCCGTCAGCACGAAGGACAGCGGCGCCGGCGAGACCGCTGTCAGCACCAAGGACAGCGTCGTCGCCTTCCGGACCAAAGAAGGCAGCCCCGAGCTGAGCCCCCGCCCCGCGCCCTCCTCGGCCGGCGCCTACCGCCGCCGCTGCTGCCGCCTCTGCGTCTGGCTGCTGCAGACCCTCGTCCACCTCCTGCAGCTCGGCCAGGTCTGGAG GTACCTGCGCGCCATGTACCTGGGGCTGCAGAGCCGCTGGCGCGGGGAGCGGCTGCGGCGCCACTTCTACTGGCGGATGCTGTTCGAGAGCGCCGACGTGAGCATGCTGCGCCTGCTGGAGACCTTCCTGCGCAGCGCGCCGCAGCTCGTGCTGCAGCTCAGCCTCCTGGTGCACCGCGGCGGCCAGCCCGACATGCTGCCCG CCCTTTCCACCTCCGCCTCACTCCTGTCCCTGGCCTGGACACTGGCCTCCTACCAGAAGGTGCTGCGGGACTCGCGGGATGACAAGCGGCCCCTGTCCTACAAAGGTGCCGTGGCCCAGGTGCTGTGGCACCTGTTCACCATCGCAGCCCGCAGTCTGGCCTTTGCACTCTTTGCCAGCGTCTACAAGCTCTACTTTGGCATCTTCATTGTGGCCCACTGGTGTGTCATGACCTTCTGGGTCATCCAGGGCGAGACAGACTTCTGCATGTCCAAGTGGGAAGAGATCATCTACAACATGGTGGTGGGCATCATCTACATCTTCTGCTGGTTCAATGTCAAGGAGGGCCGCAGCCGCCGTCGCATGACCCTCTACTACTGCATTGTCCTGCTTGAGAATGCCGCACTCACCGGCTTCTGGTACTCCAGCCGCAACTTCTCCACCGACTTCCGCTCGCTCATCCTGGTCTGTGTGGTGGCCTCCAGCTTTGCGCTCGGCATATTCTTCATGTGTGTCTACTACTGTCTTCTGCACCCCAATGGGCCCATGCTGGGTCCTCAGGCGCCTGGATGTATCTTCCCTAGGGCCCCGGAGCCCTGTGGCCCACCAGCTGAAGCTGTCACAAGTCCCCCAAGATCCCTGCCAAGGACTACAGGAGCAGAGAGGGATGGGGCCTCAGTGGGGGGCGAGCGTGCAGGGACCCCCACACCACCTGTCTTCCAGGTGCGGCCTGGCTTGCCTCCCACACCAGTGACCCGCACCTTGCGAACAGAGGGGCCTGTCATTCGGATTGACCTGCCTCGTAAGAAGTACCCTGCATGGGATGCTCATTTTATTGACCGCCGGCTCCGGAAGACCATTCTGGCGCTGGAGTACTCCTCACCCACCACACCCCGGTTGCAGTACCGGAGCGTGGGGACCTCCCAGGAGCTGCTGGAGTATGAGACCACAGTGTAG